Proteins from a single region of Bdellovibrio bacteriovorus HD100:
- a CDS encoding 3-dehydroquinate synthase family protein, with the protein MAGSVERYEVNVAVLWKYLSSAIDAKYKVVAKDPEEKSGHRHILNLGHTLGHVLETQYELPHGVAINYGLEFALRFSLHKKIITPAEYEKLMLSPVMGYLLSPVRDELLQTKESVLREFRKQLLSDKKKTSSEVLRFVFLKKPGQCVVREVSVDDILVEVCRQKEDELNG; encoded by the coding sequence GTGGCGGGATCTGTCGAAAGATACGAAGTGAATGTGGCGGTGCTGTGGAAATACCTTTCCAGTGCCATTGATGCCAAATACAAGGTTGTCGCCAAAGACCCGGAGGAAAAATCCGGTCATCGTCATATTTTGAACTTGGGTCACACCTTGGGCCATGTGCTGGAAACCCAGTACGAACTGCCACACGGGGTGGCGATCAATTACGGGCTGGAGTTTGCTTTGCGCTTCAGCTTGCACAAAAAGATCATCACACCTGCTGAATACGAAAAGCTGATGCTGTCGCCTGTGATGGGCTATCTGCTGTCGCCGGTGCGGGATGAATTGCTGCAGACCAAAGAATCGGTTCTGCGTGAATTCAGAAAGCAGCTTCTGAGTGACAAGAAAAAGACGTCGTCTGAAGTTCTGCGCTTTGTTTTCCTAAAAAAGCCCGGCCAGTGTGTCGTGCGTGAAGTCAGTGTGGATGACATCCTGGTGGAAGTCTGCCGCCAGAAAGAAGATGAACTCAATGGCTGA
- a CDS encoding dehydroquinate synthase/iron-containing alcohol dehydrogenase family protein, whose product MKKSSLLFTTELPRPADLGEELLLIHDEILPRKSKTFKKWMAQFPLRYPVKAGESLKSVQNFPEHITKIVKLCEGASSRRLTVVVAGGGSVGDFGGFVASILKRGVRLVHMPSTWLSAIDSAHGGKTALNVGSAKNQIGTFYPADKIVLSRSLLMAQPNARAFEGFGELLKIALIAGGPLWRDLSKDTK is encoded by the coding sequence ATGAAAAAAAGCTCACTGCTCTTCACCACCGAATTGCCTCGTCCCGCAGACCTGGGGGAAGAGCTGTTGTTGATCCACGACGAGATCTTGCCTCGTAAATCCAAGACCTTCAAAAAATGGATGGCGCAGTTTCCACTGCGTTATCCGGTGAAGGCCGGGGAATCTCTTAAGTCCGTTCAGAACTTTCCCGAACACATCACCAAAATCGTGAAGCTGTGTGAAGGCGCTTCCAGCCGGCGTTTGACGGTGGTGGTCGCCGGGGGCGGCAGTGTCGGGGATTTTGGCGGCTTTGTTGCCAGCATCCTGAAGCGTGGCGTTCGTCTGGTGCATATGCCCAGCACCTGGCTTTCGGCGATTGATTCTGCTCATGGTGGCAAGACCGCTTTGAATGTGGGATCAGCGAAAAACCAGATTGGCACTTTCTATCCCGCTGACAAGATTGTTTTGTCTCGTTCGTTGCTGATGGCTCAGCCGAATGCCCGAGCCTTTGAAGGTTTTGGCGAACTTCTTAAGATCGCTTTGATTGCCGGGGGACCGCTGTGGCGGGATCTGTCGAAAGATACGAAGTGA
- a CDS encoding sll1863 family stress response protein: protein MRHIAAAFVVLSLASQSFATSAEEVKTKTAEAATAAADYTKEQKEQFQKDMEENLAKMKKEIAEMKEAASKKTGEAKTEYNDQIKALEKKQEEMKKDLAKMKKSSGKAWGEMKNGMSKAWDAISDSYGKAKAHLSEEK from the coding sequence ATGCGTCATATTGCTGCTGCTTTTGTAGTGTTGTCCCTGGCTTCCCAATCCTTTGCCACTTCCGCTGAAGAAGTGAAAACCAAAACCGCTGAAGCAGCCACTGCTGCGGCTGATTACACCAAAGAACAAAAAGAGCAGTTCCAAAAAGACATGGAAGAAAATCTGGCGAAAATGAAAAAAGAAATCGCCGAGATGAAAGAAGCTGCCTCCAAGAAAACCGGCGAAGCAAAAACTGAGTACAACGATCAGATCAAAGCTTTGGAAAAAAAGCAGGAAGAAATGAAGAAAGATCTGGCGAAGATGAAGAAAAGCTCAGGCAAAGCCTGGGGCGAAATGAAAAATGGCATGAGCAAAGCGTGGGATGCGATCTCTGATTCCTACGGTAAAGCCAAAGCCCACCTGTCAGAAGAAAAATAA
- the ung gene encoding uracil-DNA glycosylase: protein MENINSEIKLDSSWKQHLHLEFETERMQKLNKFLSAEYKAGKTIYPHGDDYFAAMNLTPFDKVKVVIVGQDPYHGPGQAHGLCFSVQDGVRFPPSLRNIFKELHDDVGATIPQSGSLTKWAQEGVLLLNAVLTVEDGKAAAHQGKGWEEFTDKIIHVLNEEKENLVFILWGSYAQKKASFVDRKKHLVLEAVHPSPLSAHRGFFGTKPFSKTNAYLKSKGIGEINWNLV, encoded by the coding sequence ATGGAAAATATTAACTCAGAAATCAAATTAGACTCATCTTGGAAGCAGCATCTGCATCTCGAATTTGAAACCGAGCGCATGCAGAAGCTGAATAAATTTTTATCTGCTGAATACAAAGCGGGTAAAACAATTTATCCCCATGGCGATGACTACTTCGCGGCGATGAATCTGACTCCTTTTGACAAAGTGAAAGTGGTGATCGTCGGGCAGGATCCTTATCATGGCCCTGGTCAGGCGCACGGACTTTGTTTTTCTGTGCAAGACGGCGTTCGTTTTCCTCCGTCTCTTAGAAACATCTTTAAAGAGCTTCACGACGACGTGGGCGCGACCATTCCACAAAGTGGCTCCTTGACCAAGTGGGCTCAAGAAGGTGTGTTGTTGCTAAATGCCGTGCTGACAGTCGAGGACGGAAAAGCCGCTGCCCATCAAGGCAAGGGCTGGGAAGAGTTCACCGATAAGATCATCCACGTGCTGAACGAAGAAAAAGAAAATCTTGTGTTCATTCTGTGGGGTTCTTACGCACAGAAAAAAGCGTCCTTCGTGGATCGCAAAAAACACCTGGTGCTTGAGGCCGTGCATCCATCACCGCTGTCCGCTCACCGCGGATTCTTTGGGACCAAGCCCTTCTCCAAAACCAATGCCTATCTGAAATCCAAGGGTATTGGCGAAATCAACTGGAACCTGGTTTAA
- a CDS encoding aldo/keto reductase family protein has product MFNPNMPYRSVGRCGLKIGTYSLGGWTTFGGTVKDFTSVRSILRLAYEAGINFFDIADIYAKGESERIMGGALKDFPRHELVISSKVFWPMSEDINDKGLSRKHILESVNKSLQRIGTDYLDIYFCHRYDPETPVEETVRIMDDLIHHGKILYWGTSEWTAEQIQEAMDICDKGGYYKPQVEQPQYNLLVRDKFETNVQPKAQQHGMGLVTWSPLASGMLTGKYDKGVSEGRLSRIDWLKDTFYTEKNSQRVWELKGIADKLECSRTQLALAWTAAQPGVSSVILGATSIEQLQENLGALKVEITPEIDKDIKKIFAY; this is encoded by the coding sequence ATGTTCAATCCCAATATGCCTTACCGCAGCGTTGGCCGTTGCGGTCTTAAAATCGGCACCTATTCTCTGGGTGGATGGACCACCTTTGGTGGCACCGTCAAAGACTTCACTTCCGTCCGCAGCATTCTGCGCCTGGCTTATGAAGCCGGAATCAATTTCTTCGACATCGCCGACATCTACGCCAAAGGCGAATCCGAACGCATCATGGGCGGCGCTTTAAAAGATTTCCCCCGCCACGAGCTGGTGATTTCATCAAAAGTCTTCTGGCCGATGAGTGAAGACATCAACGACAAGGGTCTTTCCCGCAAACACATTCTGGAATCCGTGAACAAGTCTTTGCAACGAATCGGCACGGACTATCTGGATATTTATTTCTGCCATCGTTATGACCCCGAAACCCCGGTGGAAGAAACCGTGCGCATCATGGATGACCTCATTCATCACGGAAAGATTCTGTACTGGGGAACCAGCGAATGGACCGCAGAACAGATTCAGGAAGCCATGGATATCTGTGACAAGGGTGGTTACTACAAACCGCAAGTCGAACAGCCCCAATACAACCTGCTTGTACGCGACAAGTTTGAAACCAATGTGCAACCCAAAGCCCAACAACACGGCATGGGCCTGGTCACTTGGTCTCCGTTAGCGTCTGGCATGCTGACCGGAAAATACGACAAAGGCGTCAGCGAAGGACGCCTGTCGCGCATCGACTGGCTGAAGGACACCTTCTATACCGAAAAGAACAGTCAGCGCGTGTGGGAACTTAAAGGCATCGCCGACAAACTAGAATGCAGCCGCACGCAGTTGGCACTGGCATGGACCGCCGCCCAACCGGGCGTCAGCAGCGTGATCCTTGGTGCCACCAGCATCGAACAACTGCAGGAAAATCTGGGCGCCCTGAAGGTTGAAATCACACCCGAGATCGACAAAGACATTAAAAAGATTTTCGCTTACTAA
- a CDS encoding metallophosphoesterase — protein MIKRLKAFLMYILVFVGGILAAWAFWLEPSSLTTQRYSLTMAHKNNFSPLRIGIVSDIHIGRFFGDEKRLERIVGTLNDEKPDIIVFLGDFVAQRSAEAFVKSAHQLKKLEAPLGVYAVLGNHDWWSGKTDVVQALTTNNVQLIDNQHIDLKWKGAQLRLIGLGDYWEDEHLWDYIAAHKASEIPSIAITHNPDVFPRIPSDISLVLAGHTHGGQVNFPIINSPIVPSQFQDRYRYGLIHEDGHHLLVTSGTGNSILPVRFRVPPEVVIAEVAFTSAN, from the coding sequence ATGATCAAGCGACTTAAAGCATTCTTAATGTACATCTTGGTATTTGTAGGCGGAATCTTGGCAGCTTGGGCCTTTTGGTTAGAACCAAGCTCTCTCACCACCCAAAGATATAGCCTTACAATGGCTCACAAAAACAACTTCAGTCCTCTTCGGATTGGAATCGTTTCTGATATTCATATTGGAAGATTTTTTGGTGATGAGAAAAGACTCGAACGAATTGTAGGAACCTTAAATGACGAAAAACCAGATATAATCGTCTTTCTCGGTGACTTCGTTGCCCAAAGAAGCGCCGAAGCATTTGTTAAATCAGCTCATCAGCTAAAGAAACTTGAAGCACCATTGGGTGTCTACGCAGTCCTTGGGAATCACGACTGGTGGTCAGGCAAAACAGACGTAGTGCAAGCCTTAACTACAAACAATGTCCAACTAATAGACAATCAGCACATTGATCTTAAATGGAAAGGTGCGCAGCTTCGACTGATTGGCCTTGGCGACTACTGGGAGGATGAACATCTGTGGGACTATATAGCCGCACACAAAGCTTCTGAAATTCCGTCTATCGCAATTACACATAATCCCGACGTTTTCCCCCGCATTCCTTCTGATATTTCTTTAGTGCTTGCAGGCCATACTCATGGGGGACAGGTCAACTTTCCCATCATCAACTCACCGATTGTCCCTTCGCAGTTTCAAGATAGGTATCGCTACGGCCTAATTCATGAGGATGGCCACCACCTTCTAGTAACAAGTGGCACGGGTAACAGTATCTTACCTGTACGCTTCCGCGTCCCCCCAGAGGTAGTCATCGCTGAAGTCGCCTTTACGTCAGCCAATTAA
- a CDS encoding AgmX/PglI C-terminal domain-containing protein produces the protein MKEVTLFALITLILSSCSNVPTREERLDATEKATNRTLDQNQDAFKSCIQDALKRSPGLDGRATLVWIQNEDGFVKNPRIRDMNFKDPAFEDCIISKIKVMKFPPSAEDSRAKVSLELLVK, from the coding sequence TTGAAGGAAGTAACTCTCTTTGCCCTGATAACACTGATTCTTTCTTCTTGTTCGAATGTACCTACGCGCGAAGAACGATTGGACGCGACGGAAAAAGCGACCAATCGCACGCTCGATCAGAACCAGGATGCTTTCAAGTCCTGCATTCAAGATGCATTAAAGAGATCGCCTGGCCTGGATGGAAGGGCAACGCTTGTTTGGATTCAAAATGAAGATGGCTTTGTAAAGAATCCGCGCATTCGCGACATGAACTTCAAAGACCCAGCATTTGAAGACTGCATTATCTCCAAAATCAAGGTGATGAAGTTTCCACCTTCCGCCGAAGACTCCCGAGCCAAGGTCAGCTTAGAGCTGCTAGTCAAATAA
- a CDS encoding endonuclease I family protein translates to MKLTALSLLMLVSTLCCTLVQAAPSSGDVPYYGEKFHHDLASGISNDDLKKNIQFVLRSFHLRVNGSYDQIVNGCSGDNCYQHVSLGYDGARTFLLGSFYLVDEGHGDYAVKDVYCDSIRGSDDFRGGNAPAPGRIPDGNIVNTEHTWPQSRFSGRHNKNMQKADMHHLYPTDNEMNSIRGNNPFGEVVQDRKILKCKVSRFGRASQGGADVFMPPANHRGNVARALFYFSVRYDLPIDSRQEATLRKWAKEDPLDDEEISRNDAIHKMQGNRNPFIDFPGLEDSISDF, encoded by the coding sequence GTGAAGTTGACCGCACTTTCTCTGCTGATGCTTGTGTCCACGCTATGTTGCACCTTGGTTCAAGCAGCTCCTTCTTCCGGCGATGTTCCTTATTATGGTGAAAAATTCCACCACGATCTGGCTTCTGGAATTTCCAACGACGATCTGAAAAAGAATATTCAATTTGTCCTTCGCAGCTTCCACCTTCGTGTGAACGGCAGCTACGATCAGATCGTAAACGGCTGCAGCGGCGACAACTGCTATCAGCATGTTTCTTTGGGCTACGACGGTGCTCGTACCTTCCTTCTGGGTTCTTTCTATTTGGTTGATGAAGGTCACGGCGACTATGCAGTGAAAGACGTTTACTGCGACTCTATCCGTGGCTCTGATGACTTCCGCGGCGGCAACGCGCCGGCTCCGGGCAGAATCCCGGATGGCAACATCGTGAACACCGAACACACCTGGCCACAAAGCCGTTTCTCGGGTCGTCACAACAAGAACATGCAGAAAGCGGACATGCATCACTTGTACCCGACCGACAACGAAATGAACTCTATCCGCGGCAACAACCCTTTCGGTGAAGTTGTTCAGGACAGAAAAATCCTGAAATGCAAAGTGTCCCGCTTCGGTCGCGCTTCCCAAGGTGGAGCTGATGTGTTCATGCCGCCGGCAAATCACCGCGGCAACGTGGCTCGCGCTTTGTTCTATTTCTCTGTCAGATATGACCTGCCAATTGATTCCCGTCAGGAAGCGACTTTGCGCAAGTGGGCCAAAGAAGATCCACTCGATGACGAAGAAATCAGCCGCAACGACGCGATCCACAAGATGCAAGGGAACAGAAACCCGTTCATCGACTTCCCGGGTCTTGAAGATTCTATCAGTGATTTCTAA
- a CDS encoding M14 family zinc carboxypeptidase, translating into MKALIFSAILMTVVGAKANFPDLQQDCINELKKFPGAWDDKLLQQACARVQIDTQCVSAEGRPIYHYEKISSTPGAKKVLVFSMIHGDETPAGTVGRYWMERLEGIDPRNSWRVIPVLNPDGVKYKTRYNANKIDINRNFPTKDWDAGALTAWRRSTGSNPRRFPGKEGGSEPETKCAMKHLGDFQPDFIVSVHTPLKVLDYDGPKVKAPPKFDYLPWKSLGNYPGSLGRYMWVERSTPVLTMELKDNLPPNLTPFEQLQDIIGTLVKYETSAEQKKEETSTASSPTSFLPVALEH; encoded by the coding sequence ATGAAAGCATTAATTTTTAGCGCGATCCTTATGACAGTTGTTGGGGCGAAGGCGAACTTCCCTGATCTTCAGCAAGACTGTATCAATGAGCTCAAAAAATTTCCAGGAGCTTGGGACGACAAGCTTTTGCAACAGGCCTGTGCCAGAGTGCAAATCGATACTCAGTGCGTGAGCGCTGAAGGTCGTCCTATCTATCACTACGAAAAGATCTCTTCCACACCAGGAGCCAAAAAGGTTCTGGTGTTCAGTATGATTCACGGGGATGAAACGCCGGCAGGCACCGTGGGCCGTTACTGGATGGAGCGTTTGGAAGGCATCGACCCGCGCAATTCCTGGCGTGTGATTCCGGTGCTGAACCCGGATGGTGTGAAATACAAAACCCGCTACAACGCGAACAAGATTGATATCAATCGCAATTTCCCAACCAAAGATTGGGATGCGGGGGCTTTGACTGCGTGGAGACGCTCTACGGGCTCCAATCCGCGCCGTTTTCCGGGTAAAGAAGGTGGCAGCGAGCCTGAAACCAAGTGCGCGATGAAGCACCTTGGTGACTTCCAGCCGGACTTTATCGTGTCTGTCCACACGCCGCTCAAAGTTTTGGATTACGACGGACCGAAAGTGAAAGCACCGCCAAAGTTTGATTATCTGCCTTGGAAATCTCTGGGGAACTATCCGGGAAGCCTGGGGCGCTACATGTGGGTGGAGCGTTCAACACCGGTGCTGACGATGGAGCTGAAAGACAACCTGCCGCCGAACCTGACGCCGTTTGAACAGCTTCAGGATATCATCGGGACGCTGGTGAAGTACGAGACCTCTGCAGAGCAAAAAAAAGAGGAGACTTCCACAGCCTCCTCTCCAACAAGCTTTTTACCTGTCGCCTTGGAACACTAG
- a CDS encoding type II secretion system protein D: MLKYVISSLFVSVLSVSQASAADKIKMYFNNEELTKVIEIYSKATGQKFIIDPGVRGKISIYNQEALEPTEAFNHLSIALATNGFAISKQNDVMVVKSARNVQRDLIEVSSEVPAISPQRMYTWVATLKHVSVLDLNRDLRILPSRDGEMNVNAAANQIIFTDWATNLNRIAEILKAVDKPVDPATKKLVDASRRHHGPSNGPAHKGPAPKHDEAGKAPEKQ, from the coding sequence ATGCTTAAGTACGTTATCTCAAGTTTGTTTGTTTCCGTTCTTTCCGTGTCTCAGGCGTCCGCTGCCGACAAAATCAAAATGTATTTCAATAATGAAGAACTGACCAAGGTGATCGAGATCTACTCGAAGGCCACGGGGCAGAAGTTCATTATTGATCCGGGCGTGCGCGGGAAAATCTCGATCTACAATCAAGAGGCTCTTGAGCCAACAGAAGCCTTCAATCACCTGTCGATTGCCCTTGCCACCAACGGCTTTGCTATCAGCAAACAAAACGACGTGATGGTAGTGAAATCCGCGCGCAATGTGCAGCGTGATTTGATCGAGGTCAGCTCGGAAGTGCCTGCGATTTCACCTCAGCGTATGTACACCTGGGTGGCGACACTGAAGCATGTTTCTGTTTTGGATCTGAATCGTGATCTGCGCATCCTGCCTTCCCGTGATGGCGAGATGAATGTGAATGCGGCGGCCAACCAGATCATCTTCACCGATTGGGCAACGAACCTGAACCGTATCGCTGAAATCCTGAAGGCCGTCGATAAACCGGTGGACCCTGCGACCAAAAAGCTGGTGGATGCTTCCCGCCGCCATCATGGCCCTTCCAACGGCCCAGCGCACAAAGGCCCGGCCCCGAAGCATGACGAGGCTGGAAAAGCCCCTGAGAAGCAATAA
- the lexA gene encoding transcriptional repressor LexA produces the protein MKTPLPPLTPKEKSVLEFIEAHILSSGVSPSYQEIKDHFGLASFNSVQNYLKQLTNKGYISNPQNLKRAIQVLHSASAVQDQLQSKTVSTKTGSPRTQLLQARDEILSLPLLGKVAAGQPIEAIKHDEFVDVPPSMVRNPSKSFALKVQGDSMIEDGIFDEDIILIQKQNSANNGDIIVATVDNEATVKRFYLRPRPETGDADKMVELRPSNSTMKSMWYTPDEVEIRGIVVGLIRKF, from the coding sequence ATGAAAACGCCCCTCCCACCACTGACACCGAAAGAAAAATCCGTCCTCGAGTTTATCGAGGCGCACATCTTAAGTTCAGGAGTTTCGCCGTCATATCAAGAAATTAAGGATCACTTCGGTCTGGCTTCGTTCAACTCGGTTCAGAATTATCTGAAGCAGCTGACGAACAAGGGATATATCTCAAATCCCCAGAACTTGAAGCGAGCCATTCAGGTGCTCCACTCCGCTTCGGCGGTTCAGGATCAACTGCAATCAAAAACGGTCTCGACGAAGACAGGGTCTCCTCGCACTCAGCTCCTCCAGGCTCGTGACGAGATCCTGTCACTTCCCCTTCTTGGGAAAGTGGCGGCAGGCCAACCTATTGAAGCCATCAAACACGACGAGTTCGTGGACGTCCCCCCTTCCATGGTCAGAAATCCTTCCAAATCCTTTGCGCTAAAGGTGCAGGGCGATTCCATGATCGAAGACGGGATCTTTGATGAAGACATCATTTTGATCCAGAAACAAAATTCCGCCAACAACGGCGATATCATTGTGGCAACGGTAGATAATGAAGCCACCGTGAAACGCTTCTATCTGCGCCCCCGCCCGGAAACTGGGGACGCAGATAAGATGGTGGAACTGCGCCCGTCCAATTCAACGATGAAATCCATGTGGTACACCCCTGATGAGGTTGAAATCCGTGGTATCGTTGTCGGCCTGATCCGTAAGTTCTAA
- a CDS encoding pirin family protein has protein sequence MIQVRKSNERGLAQHGWLNSKHTFSFAEYYDENFMGYGPLRVINEDRIQGGTGFDTHPHRDMEIISYVIDGELAHKDSMGNVAVIKPGEVQRMSAGTGVRHSEYNNIPGKETHFLQIWIKPDKIGVEPGYAQKNFADSFGCSDLILVASHKGRGGSITLNQDVDMYVAKAQDAGEKNHKTYPHRHLWVQVIKGDVQVDSNSLTAGDGAAITDVEALKLSWGKGAEFILFDMP, from the coding sequence ATGATTCAGGTAAGAAAATCCAACGAACGCGGTCTGGCACAACACGGATGGCTGAACTCCAAACACACTTTCTCTTTTGCTGAATACTATGACGAAAACTTCATGGGCTACGGCCCGCTTCGCGTGATCAACGAAGACCGCATTCAGGGCGGCACGGGTTTCGACACCCATCCTCACCGTGACATGGAAATCATTTCCTATGTGATCGACGGAGAACTGGCCCACAAAGACTCTATGGGTAACGTGGCCGTGATCAAACCGGGCGAAGTGCAACGCATGAGTGCAGGCACGGGGGTTCGTCACTCTGAATACAACAACATTCCGGGCAAAGAAACTCACTTCCTGCAAATCTGGATCAAGCCGGATAAGATCGGTGTGGAGCCTGGCTATGCACAGAAAAACTTTGCTGACAGCTTCGGTTGCAGTGATTTGATTCTGGTGGCTTCGCACAAAGGCCGTGGTGGTTCCATCACGTTGAATCAGGATGTCGACATGTATGTGGCGAAAGCCCAGGATGCCGGTGAAAAAAATCACAAGACCTATCCGCACAGACATTTGTGGGTGCAGGTGATCAAAGGCGACGTGCAGGTGGACTCCAATTCCCTGACAGCGGGTGACGGGGCTGCGATCACGGACGTTGAGGCACTGAAGCTTTCCTGGGGCAAAGGGGCTGAATTCATTCTGTTCGACATGCCTTAA
- a CDS encoding LysR family transcriptional regulator has protein sequence MNLDQLEFVRAVIECGSFRAAADKVGRSQPALSVAIKNLEDELSLTIFDRSEYKVKLTPEGQAFYAVAKATLESAQYTARVGIELGRHKADTELHISADPLISTEILELIALECARPVLPVNLIISKSILQGGYQRLLDGEIDLAIAPTPKNNEDLESIFLEDVILVTAVSRRLLQEKRTPTKEFLTKHPQILVYTSQTNERPDATIRKTGKEAGHKIYVPDHHTKVKMIEGGVGWGRIAKSECTKEKNLVLIDKSIASETHLELCLVRPKNRPIGVTARSVWNAFQKRSTQGR, from the coding sequence ATGAACTTAGACCAGTTGGAATTCGTCAGAGCCGTTATCGAATGTGGAAGCTTCCGGGCTGCCGCCGACAAGGTGGGACGCTCCCAGCCGGCCTTGAGCGTCGCTATTAAGAATCTGGAAGACGAACTGAGCCTGACCATCTTTGACCGCTCCGAATACAAAGTAAAACTGACCCCGGAAGGCCAGGCGTTTTATGCCGTGGCCAAAGCCACTTTGGAATCCGCCCAATACACGGCCCGCGTGGGTATCGAACTGGGACGCCACAAGGCCGACACCGAACTGCACATTTCTGCCGACCCGCTGATCTCTACCGAGATTCTGGAGCTGATCGCCCTGGAATGCGCACGCCCCGTGCTGCCGGTGAATCTGATCATCAGCAAATCCATTCTTCAGGGCGGCTATCAGCGCCTTTTGGATGGCGAGATTGACCTGGCCATCGCTCCGACCCCCAAGAACAACGAAGACCTGGAAAGCATCTTCCTGGAAGACGTGATCCTGGTGACGGCCGTGTCCCGCCGCCTGCTGCAGGAAAAGCGCACACCGACCAAAGAGTTCCTCACAAAACATCCTCAGATTCTTGTCTATACCAGCCAAACAAATGAACGGCCCGATGCCACGATTCGCAAAACCGGCAAAGAGGCAGGTCACAAGATCTATGTTCCCGATCACCACACCAAAGTGAAAATGATCGAAGGTGGTGTCGGCTGGGGCCGCATCGCCAAAAGCGAATGCACCAAAGAAAAAAATCTGGTGCTGATTGATAAATCCATCGCTTCTGAGACCCATCTTGAGCTATGTTTGGTCCGTCCCAAAAACCGCCCTATCGGCGTCACGGCCCGTTCAGTTTGGAATGCCTTTCAGAAACGGTCCACTCAAGGGAGATAG
- a CDS encoding GAF domain-containing protein, whose amino-acid sequence MQQHTSINYSDKTKFYKELHSEAEGLAEKEWFVNLANFSALLKQHLPEINWVGFYLLHNNELLLSSFQGLPACTRIAIGKGVCGTAAKTLQTQLVADVDQFPGHIVCDAASKSEIVVPLIHNGKLLGVLDVDAPVLNRFDSEDQKGLQGLVQILISKTVWPDRFA is encoded by the coding sequence ATGCAACAGCACACGTCCATCAACTATTCAGATAAAACCAAGTTCTATAAAGAGCTGCACTCCGAAGCCGAAGGCCTGGCCGAAAAAGAATGGTTCGTGAATCTTGCGAACTTTTCTGCCCTGCTGAAACAGCACCTGCCCGAGATCAACTGGGTGGGATTTTATTTGCTTCATAACAACGAACTGCTGCTCAGCTCTTTCCAGGGACTGCCTGCCTGCACGCGCATCGCGATCGGAAAAGGTGTGTGCGGAACCGCGGCGAAAACACTGCAAACTCAACTGGTGGCAGACGTGGATCAGTTCCCAGGGCACATCGTGTGTGATGCCGCCTCTAAATCTGAAATCGTGGTGCCGTTGATTCATAACGGAAAACTGCTGGGAGTTTTGGATGTCGATGCGCCGGTTTTAAATCGTTTCGACAGCGAAGATCAAAAGGGTCTTCAAGGCCTGGTGCAGATTCTGATCAGTAAAACTGTGTGGCCGGACAGGTTTGCTTAA